Within Ptiloglossa arizonensis isolate GNS036 chromosome 8, iyPtiAriz1_principal, whole genome shotgun sequence, the genomic segment GGTGGGGAAAAATCAACATGGCGCAGCGTAGTCCGAAATGCGCGATTTGGTTATTACGGTTGAATTTTGAACTTCATTAATAATAACACACGTGTTACAGATTCTTTAATGTATTTATAATGGCAAAACTGTATTCGTATTATACACTTTGTCCACTTATCGACCAACAAAATTTGCTAGGTGTTGAAAGAGATTCAGAAAGCGGTTGTGCAATTGTGACATTAGGAAGGAATATTGTAATTCGGTATAAGGTATACTTCGATATGGTGTTACTAGTAACGTAACGTTCGCATTTGAGTCATTTATAAACAATACAATTGTATTTACAGCTACAGGATCCAAAACAATTGAGTAGTTGGACGAGTAAAGATCGGTTAACAACACAAGTTATTTATGATGAAACAACTCATCGTTATGTTGCAATATTTAACGAGAAAAAAATACGTCTTTGGTCTGAAAAAGAGACTGATTTAAATAGCATCAGAGGTTACAAGTTTCAATTTCCCTTTCATACAATTCTTACTCTCAAAACATGTCCTCCTGTTTTGGTTCGTAAGGATGGAGCAACCGCATCGTTAGAATGGGCCATACAAAACAGAAAGTATTGGTCCAAAGACGGAATCTTAAATGTGGATGAAAAAATTTTAGATTGTCATCTGATTCGTActaataacaaaattaatttgtgtTTGTTAACAAAAACCAATGGAACTTACAATTGTGTAGTGGTTAAACTTAATGACCAAACCTATTCTAAGGACATAGATTGTGTAAGAAGAATGGAGTTGAAACAAAGATCAGAGGAGTTAGTTGGTCATACAGTTCTTCAAACTAAAAACAAAGCATGTCTGTTGACATTATGTAAGTGGTTTAattcttctttaaatttaaagttTTCTTCTAAAGGTAATCTATacattattttgtttcttagGGTCGCATGGTAGATTGTACAAACATTCCTTGATAGAAACAAATAATGAATCTAGTTTGAATACATTAATCGGTACTATTTCTAATATTGATACAAAGCATCCTGTAATTATGACACCATTGAATGAAGCCACTATAGCAATTTATGGGGCTGATGCTTCTGAAGAAGGAGCTGTGCTAATGATCTATAATGTGCAATTCAAATTGGTACAAGATGCACAGAAACTGAAACTTTATACAAAAGATGCAAAATTATGGAAAATCGAGGACAAATTATTGCTTGCTGCTAATAGACATTTAGCAATTGCACCTTATCATTTGGCAGCTCAAAGAATAGCTACTTTACTTGGTTCATCTTTGCATTTCAAAACTGGTGACGAGGCAGAAGaaaacaatgaaattattatgatACAAGAATCAACAGTAGCTCAATGGGAAAAGAATGCACCAACttttattaaacaaatgtttcaaCAACC encodes:
- the LOC143150115 gene encoding nucleolar protein 11, with translation MAKLYSYYTLCPLIDQQNLLGVERDSESGCAIVTLGRNIVIRYKLQDPKQLSSWTSKDRLTTQVIYDETTHRYVAIFNEKKIRLWSEKETDLNSIRGYKFQFPFHTILTLKTCPPVLVRKDGATASLEWAIQNRKYWSKDGILNVDEKILDCHLIRTNNKINLCLLTKTNGTYNCVVVKLNDQTYSKDIDCVRRMELKQRSEELVGHTVLQTKNKACLLTLWSHGRLYKHSLIETNNESSLNTLIGTISNIDTKHPVIMTPLNEATIAIYGADASEEGAVLMIYNVQFKLVQDAQKLKLYTKDAKLWKIEDKLLLAANRHLAIAPYHLAAQRIATLLGSSLHFKTGDEAEENNEIIMIQESTVAQWEKNAPTFIKQMFQQPPVKLSKEIFAYANEGLSDAVIQELLIPQLIESNDVESIVWCLNTFKDLSEKLLIDLLIFSLRSPDRIFLPSQNGTISNLSAAKNFSSRNDFLDKIFSLPYSDISLSSYLKNGLNFDEILRLLQYLLQKLDNEEDFFNSVIQQPTDRQLYDWSSLLLESYYQHYLLSRDPIALILLNKLKCVLDDHLRLFKDMENLRPILKRIINGKSWKMLQNNHIRFYAIEEINLY